A genomic region of Pseudomonas migulae contains the following coding sequences:
- the gspM gene encoding type II secretion system protein GspM has translation MKMFWQRLSIREQRLLLAVGVFLLVVAGFSLIWQPSRQRLGVVERQYQQQLALAAQLQQAQPRGTVAVVTDQPLSLRISESVAATGLEMRQMDADSDLLRLTLSGDAKVLLQWLDRVERDGALVQSLMLEKRDARLEARVVFR, from the coding sequence ATGAAAATGTTCTGGCAACGTTTGTCTATTCGTGAGCAACGGTTGCTTTTGGCTGTGGGTGTATTTTTGCTGGTCGTCGCGGGGTTCAGTCTGATCTGGCAACCGAGCCGTCAGCGGCTGGGAGTTGTCGAGCGTCAGTATCAACAGCAATTGGCTTTGGCGGCGCAGCTGCAACAGGCGCAACCCCGAGGTACTGTTGCGGTTGTCACTGACCAGCCTTTGTCGTTGCGTATCAGCGAAAGCGTGGCGGCGACGGGGCTCGAAATGCGTCAGATGGATGCTGACAGCGATCTGTTGCGTTTGACCCTCAGTGGTGATGCGAAGGTGTTGCTGCAGTGGCTGGATCGTGTCGAGCGTGATGGGGCTTTGGTGCAGTCGCTGATGTTGGAGAAGCGTGATGCGCGGCTTGAGGCGAGGGTGGTGTTCAGGTAG
- a CDS encoding MFS transporter, producing the protein MDDAVAELKEIYIEKGTPMFMRTVLALFSGGFATFALLYCVQPMMPLLSHEYSINAAQSSLILSVATGMLAIGLLITGPISDRIGRKPVMVAALFAAALCTIASSMMPSWHGVLLMRALIGLSLSGLAAVAMTYLSEEIHPQHIGLAMGLYIGGNAIGGMSGRLITGVLIDFVSWHTAMLVIGGLALIAAAVFWKILPESRNFRARSLHPRSLLDGFTMHFRDAGLPLLFLEAFVLMGAFVTLFNYIGYRLLADPYDMDQAFVGLLSVVYLSGIYSSAKIGALADKLGRRQVLWATIVLMLAGLALTMFTPLPMVIIGMLIFTFGFFGAHSVASSWIGRRATKAKGQASSLYLFSYYAGSSIAGTAGGVFWHLGGWNGIGLFIGVLLVVALLIALKLAKLPLLPGGASV; encoded by the coding sequence CTGGACGATGCCGTTGCCGAGCTCAAGGAAATCTACATCGAAAAAGGCACGCCGATGTTCATGCGCACGGTGCTGGCCTTGTTCTCCGGCGGCTTCGCGACCTTCGCGCTGCTCTACTGCGTGCAACCGATGATGCCGCTGCTGTCCCACGAATATTCCATTAACGCGGCGCAGAGCAGTCTGATTCTTTCAGTGGCCACTGGCATGCTCGCCATTGGTTTGCTGATCACCGGCCCGATCTCCGACCGTATCGGGCGCAAACCGGTGATGGTGGCGGCGCTGTTTGCCGCAGCGCTGTGCACCATCGCCAGTTCGATGATGCCGAGCTGGCACGGTGTGTTGCTGATGCGTGCGCTGATCGGTTTGTCGTTGAGCGGCCTGGCGGCGGTCGCGATGACGTACCTGAGCGAAGAGATCCATCCACAACACATCGGCTTGGCGATGGGCCTGTACATCGGCGGCAACGCGATCGGCGGGATGAGCGGACGCTTGATCACCGGGGTGTTGATCGACTTCGTCAGCTGGCACACCGCGATGCTGGTGATCGGCGGCCTGGCGCTGATCGCGGCGGCGGTGTTCTGGAAGATCCTTCCCGAATCGCGCAACTTCCGCGCCCGCTCGCTGCACCCGCGCAGCCTGCTCGACGGCTTCACCATGCATTTTCGCGATGCTGGCCTGCCGTTGTTGTTTCTCGAAGCCTTTGTACTGATGGGCGCGTTTGTCACGCTGTTCAACTACATCGGTTATCGCTTGCTCGCCGACCCGTATGACATGGACCAGGCCTTCGTCGGGCTGCTCTCGGTGGTGTACCTGTCGGGTATCTACAGCTCGGCGAAAATCGGTGCATTGGCGGACAAGCTTGGCCGACGCCAGGTGCTCTGGGCCACCATCGTGCTGATGCTCGCCGGCCTGGCCCTGACGATGTTCACGCCGCTGCCCATGGTGATCATCGGCATGCTGATTTTCACCTTCGGCTTCTTCGGCGCCCACTCGGTGGCGAGCAGCTGGATCGGCCGCCGCGCCACCAAAGCCAAGGGGCAGGCATCGTCGCTGTATTTGTTCAGCTACTACGCCGGGTCGAGCATTGCCGGCACGGCGGGTGGGGTGTTCTGGCATTTGGGCGGGTGGAACGGGATCGGGTTGTTTATTGGCGTGTTGCTGGTGGTGGCGTTGTTGATTGCGTTGAAGCTGGCGAAGTTGCCGCTGTTGCCGGGGGGTGCGTCGGTTTAG
- a CDS encoding LysR family transcriptional regulator, with translation MELRHLRYFIAVAEELHFGRAAQMLGISQPPLSQQIQALEQEVGARLFERTNRRVELSEAGRLFLEEARLVLAQVDKAADVARRAQLGELGELKIGFTSSAPFNSTIPQAIFSFRQRFPAVHLNLREMSSTQVAEALVDESIEVGIMRPLGLPDSLSVVELMREPLVAVLSSKHPLVQDSEAGLFLWALALEPFVFFPRSYGSGLYAQLLSLARDAGFSPHFAQEAGEAMTIIGLVAAGLGVSVLPASYQRMRIDGVVYRPLLDPEAVSAVWLVQRKDQKSPMAKAFVELLTRKVEPLKA, from the coding sequence ATGGAATTGCGCCACCTGCGCTACTTCATCGCCGTCGCCGAAGAACTGCATTTCGGCCGTGCCGCTCAGATGCTGGGCATCTCGCAACCGCCGCTGAGTCAGCAGATTCAGGCGCTGGAGCAGGAGGTCGGCGCGCGGTTGTTCGAGCGAACCAATCGTCGGGTCGAGCTGAGCGAGGCCGGCCGGCTGTTTCTGGAGGAGGCGCGTCTGGTGCTGGCGCAGGTCGACAAAGCGGCCGATGTGGCGCGAAGGGCGCAGCTGGGTGAGCTGGGTGAATTGAAGATTGGCTTCACTTCGTCGGCACCGTTCAACTCGACCATTCCTCAGGCGATTTTTTCGTTTCGCCAGCGTTTCCCAGCGGTGCATTTGAACCTGCGGGAAATGAGCAGCACCCAAGTGGCCGAGGCGCTGGTGGACGAGTCGATTGAAGTCGGGATCATGCGGCCGTTGGGGTTACCGGACTCGCTCAGCGTGGTGGAGCTGATGCGCGAACCGCTGGTGGCGGTGCTCAGTTCCAAGCATCCATTGGTGCAGGACAGTGAGGCGGGATTGTTTCTGTGGGCATTGGCCCTCGAACCCTTCGTGTTTTTCCCGCGCAGTTATGGCAGTGGTTTGTACGCGCAGTTGTTGAGCCTGGCGCGGGACGCCGGTTTCAGCCCGCATTTTGCGCAAGAGGCGGGTGAGGCCATGACGATCATCGGTCTGGTGGCGGCGGGGTTGGGGGTGTCGGTGTTGCCGGCGTCTTATCAGCGGATGCGGATTGATGGCGTGGTCTATCGGCCGCTGCTCGATCCTGAGGCGGTATCGGCTGTGTGGCTGGTGCAGCGCAAGGATCAGAAATCGCCGATGGCCAAGGCGTTTGTGGAGTTGTTGACGCGTAAGGTTGAGCCGCTGAAAGCGTGA
- a CDS encoding beta-ketoacyl-ACP synthase — protein MKRVVVTGMAGITSLGSDWKTIAANFAANRSGIRRMDEWDRFTELNTRLAGPIDDFKVPSHWTRKQLRSMGRVSRLAVGAAEQALADAGLLGDESIKDGRMGVACGSSTGSTDEIKAFGNMLLNSVAEGLNANSYVRMMPHTTAANISIFFGLTGRLIPTSSACTSGSQGIGYAYESIKFGRLPLMLAGGAEELCPTEAMVFDALYATSLKNDAPQTSPRPYDSGRDGLVIGEGGGMLVLEELEHALARGAHIHAELVGFGSNADGQHTTRPEQATMRRAMELALEDAGLQPSDIGYVNGHGTATEQGDIAETLATSSLFGEHMPISSQKSFLGHTLGACGALESWFSIEMMNSDLYAHTFNLDEVDPHCGKLDYLRGEFRQMSNQYVMNNNFAFGGVNTSLIFKRWS, from the coding sequence ATGAAGCGCGTCGTCGTCACCGGCATGGCCGGCATCACCTCATTGGGCAGCGACTGGAAAACCATCGCCGCCAACTTCGCGGCCAACCGCAGCGGCATCCGCCGGATGGACGAGTGGGATCGCTTTACCGAACTCAACACGCGCCTGGCCGGGCCCATCGATGACTTCAAGGTGCCGAGCCACTGGACCCGCAAGCAACTGCGCAGCATGGGCCGGGTTTCGCGCCTGGCCGTCGGCGCGGCGGAGCAGGCCTTGGCCGATGCGGGTTTGCTCGGTGACGAGTCGATCAAGGACGGCCGCATGGGTGTCGCCTGCGGTTCCTCCACGGGCAGCACCGACGAGATCAAGGCGTTTGGCAACATGCTGCTCAACTCCGTGGCCGAAGGCCTGAACGCCAACTCCTACGTGCGCATGATGCCGCACACCACGGCGGCGAACATCAGCATCTTCTTCGGCCTCACCGGCCGGCTGATCCCGACCTCCAGCGCCTGCACCAGCGGCAGTCAGGGCATCGGTTATGCCTACGAATCGATCAAGTTCGGCCGTCTGCCCTTGATGCTTGCCGGCGGCGCCGAAGAGCTGTGCCCCACCGAAGCCATGGTCTTCGACGCGCTATACGCCACCAGCCTGAAAAACGACGCGCCGCAGACGTCCCCACGCCCCTACGACAGCGGTCGCGATGGGCTGGTGATCGGTGAAGGCGGCGGCATGCTGGTGCTTGAAGAGCTGGAACACGCGCTGGCTCGCGGCGCGCATATTCACGCTGAACTGGTCGGTTTCGGCAGCAACGCCGACGGCCAGCACACCACGCGTCCGGAACAAGCCACCATGCGCCGGGCCATGGAACTGGCGTTGGAAGACGCCGGGTTGCAGCCGTCGGACATTGGCTACGTCAATGGTCACGGCACGGCGACCGAACAGGGCGACATCGCCGAAACACTGGCGACCAGCAGTTTGTTTGGCGAACACATGCCGATCAGTTCGCAGAAGAGTTTTCTCGGCCACACCCTTGGTGCGTGCGGTGCACTGGAGTCCTGGTTCAGCATCGAAATGATGAACAGCGACCTGTACGCGCACACCTTCAATCTTGATGAGGTTGATCCGCATTGCGGCAAGCTTGATTACCTGCGCGGTGAGTTTCGGCAGATGAGTAATCAGTATGTGATGAACAATAATTTTGCGTTTGGTGGGGTTAATACTTCGCTGATTTTCAAGCGTTGGTCGTAA
- the fabG gene encoding 3-oxoacyl-ACP reductase FabG codes for MTESVLVTGSSRGIGRAIALRLAQAGHDIVLHCRSGLAEAEAVKVEVEALGRTARILQFDVSDRASCKAILEADVESHGAYYGVVLNAGLTRDGAFPALSEDDWDVVMRTNLDGFYNVLHPVMMPMIRRRAAGRIVCITSVSGLIGNRGQVNYSASKAGLIGAAKALAIELGKRKITVNCVAPGLIDTAMLDENVPVEELMKMIPAQRMGTPEEVAGAVNFLMSAEASYITRQVLAVNGGLC; via the coding sequence ATGACTGAATCCGTACTGGTCACCGGTTCCAGCCGTGGCATCGGCCGCGCTATTGCGTTGCGTCTGGCCCAGGCCGGGCATGACATCGTGCTGCACTGCCGCAGCGGGCTTGCGGAGGCAGAGGCCGTGAAGGTCGAGGTCGAAGCCTTGGGCCGCACCGCGCGCATCCTGCAATTCGATGTGTCCGACCGCGCCAGTTGCAAGGCCATTCTCGAAGCCGACGTGGAAAGCCACGGCGCCTATTACGGCGTGGTGCTGAACGCCGGCCTCACCCGCGACGGTGCTTTTCCTGCGCTGAGCGAGGATGATTGGGATGTGGTGATGCGCACCAACCTCGACGGTTTCTACAACGTGCTGCACCCGGTAATGATGCCGATGATCCGTCGCCGCGCAGCCGGGCGAATTGTCTGTATCACTTCGGTTTCGGGGTTGATCGGCAATCGCGGACAGGTCAATTACAGCGCCTCCAAGGCCGGTTTGATCGGTGCGGCGAAGGCGTTGGCGATCGAACTGGGCAAGCGCAAAATCACCGTCAACTGTGTCGCACCCGGCCTGATCGACACAGCCATGCTCGACGAAAACGTACCGGTGGAAGAACTGATGAAAATGATTCCCGCACAACGCATGGGCACCCCGGAAGAGGTGGCCGGCGCGGTGAATTTCCTGATGTCGGCGGAAGCGTCGTACATCACCCGGCAGGTTCTGGCCGTCAACGGAGGCCTGTGCTGA
- a CDS encoding hotdog family protein has translation MIDWPLAELLPHAGDMILIDQILAFDDEQIHTRLTVKPDGLFNRPDGSLPAWVGIELMAQSVAAFAGCHARQRGDAVELGFLLGTRKFECNVEHFPVGTELTIHGLRSLEDDNGMGVFECHINAPGIHATARLNVFRPPQAAQYLHESQGASHD, from the coding sequence ATGATTGACTGGCCGCTCGCCGAACTGCTGCCGCACGCTGGCGACATGATCCTGATCGATCAGATCCTGGCGTTCGATGACGAGCAGATTCACACCCGCCTCACCGTCAAGCCCGATGGCCTGTTCAACCGGCCCGATGGCAGCCTGCCGGCGTGGGTCGGCATCGAATTGATGGCGCAGAGCGTGGCCGCCTTCGCCGGTTGCCATGCGCGCCAGCGGGGTGATGCGGTTGAGCTGGGCTTCCTGCTCGGCACCCGTAAATTTGAATGCAATGTCGAACATTTTCCCGTCGGCACCGAGCTGACCATCCACGGGCTGCGTTCGCTGGAAGACGACAACGGCATGGGCGTGTTCGAATGCCACATCAACGCCCCCGGCATTCACGCTACCGCTCGTCTGAACGTGTTCCGCCCGCCTCAGGCCGCTCAATACCTTCATGAATCCCAAGGAGCCAGCCATGACTGA
- a CDS encoding beta-ketoacyl-[acyl-carrier-protein] synthase family protein, producing MTAYLNALGVICALGRNKQEVARNLFAGDCSGMRSEAGWVPERSLPVAAVRGELAPIPAQLAKQSSRNNQLLLEAALQIHDDIDQAIQTYGRDRIGVILGTSTSGIDEASRGLAHYIREHQFPAEYDYQQQELGAPANFLADWLQLSGPAYVISTACTSSARALMSAQRLLDLGLCDAVLCGGVDTLCKLTLNGFSALEAVSEQRCNPFSVNRNGINIGEAAVLFLMTKVAGDKPSIALLSSGASSDAHHISAPEPTGRGALQAMRKALVRANLQSEQVGYLNLHGTATQHNDAMESLAVSALFPAGVPCSSTKPMTGHTLGAAGALEAAFCWLSLSADNQHHALPPHVWDGQPDPGLPALNWVTPADRLASIAPRYLMSNSFAFGGNNVSLIIGDAP from the coding sequence ATGACCGCTTACCTCAATGCCCTCGGGGTGATCTGCGCCTTGGGCCGTAACAAGCAGGAAGTCGCGCGCAATCTGTTTGCCGGTGACTGCTCTGGCATGCGCAGCGAAGCCGGCTGGGTGCCGGAGCGCTCGTTGCCGGTAGCCGCGGTGCGCGGCGAACTGGCGCCGATCCCGGCGCAACTGGCGAAGCAAAGCAGCCGCAACAACCAATTGCTGCTGGAAGCGGCGCTGCAAATTCACGACGACATCGATCAAGCGATCCAGACGTACGGCCGCGACCGCATCGGCGTGATCCTCGGCACCAGCACGTCCGGCATCGATGAAGCCAGTCGCGGGCTGGCTCATTACATCCGCGAGCATCAGTTTCCGGCCGAATACGACTATCAGCAACAGGAACTCGGCGCGCCGGCGAATTTTCTCGCCGACTGGCTGCAACTCAGTGGCCCGGCCTATGTGATTTCCACCGCCTGCACCTCCAGCGCCCGGGCGCTGATGAGTGCCCAACGCCTGCTGGATCTGGGCTTGTGCGACGCGGTGCTGTGCGGCGGCGTCGACACGTTGTGCAAACTGACCCTCAACGGTTTCTCGGCGCTGGAAGCCGTCAGCGAACAACGCTGCAACCCGTTCTCGGTGAATCGCAACGGCATCAACATCGGCGAAGCCGCCGTGCTGTTCCTGATGACTAAAGTGGCTGGCGACAAACCGTCGATTGCTCTGTTGAGCAGTGGGGCCAGCTCCGATGCGCACCACATTTCCGCTCCGGAACCGACCGGCCGTGGCGCCCTGCAGGCGATGCGCAAAGCCTTGGTCCGGGCGAACCTGCAATCTGAACAGGTCGGTTACCTGAACCTGCACGGCACCGCCACCCAGCACAACGACGCCATGGAAAGCCTGGCGGTGTCGGCATTGTTCCCGGCCGGCGTACCCTGCTCATCGACCAAACCGATGACCGGTCACACCCTCGGTGCGGCCGGCGCGCTGGAGGCGGCGTTCTGCTGGTTGAGCCTGAGCGCTGACAATCAACACCATGCGTTGCCGCCACATGTCTGGGACGGCCAGCCCGACCCCGGACTGCCGGCCCTGAATTGGGTGACCCCGGCCGATCGCCTGGCGTCCATTGCACCTCGCTACCTGATGAGCAATTCCTTTGCCTTCGGGGGCAACAACGTCAGCCTGATTATCGGAGACGCCCCATGA
- a CDS encoding class I SAM-dependent methyltransferase, with translation MSYLSENYVEETRFGFWFLRSHTWQHHVLRVAINDLRGLFSEPLPGNPVLLDAGCGQGKSFQYLRETFAPQRLIGVDADPHSLELSGEEAARQGMDVELIGSDCATLAVPDASVDLLFCHQTFHHLVEQEKALAEFYRVLKPGGYLLFAESTEAYIDTWVIRWLFRHPMHVQKSAAEYLEMIRRQGFEFSAQNVSYPYLWWSRAKDFGLLERFGLRQPKPVGQREETLVNVVARKPLEGAV, from the coding sequence TTGAGCTACTTGAGCGAAAACTACGTCGAAGAGACCCGGTTCGGTTTCTGGTTCCTGCGCAGTCACACCTGGCAGCACCATGTGTTGCGCGTCGCGATCAATGACCTGCGCGGCCTGTTCAGCGAACCGTTGCCAGGCAACCCGGTATTGCTTGATGCCGGATGCGGTCAGGGCAAGTCGTTCCAGTACCTGCGCGAGACCTTTGCGCCACAGCGCCTGATCGGCGTGGACGCCGACCCGCACAGCCTCGAGTTGAGCGGTGAAGAAGCCGCGCGCCAAGGCATGGACGTGGAGTTGATCGGCAGCGACTGCGCCACGCTTGCCGTGCCGGATGCCAGTGTCGATCTGTTGTTCTGTCACCAGACCTTCCACCATCTGGTGGAACAGGAAAAGGCACTGGCCGAGTTCTACCGTGTGCTCAAGCCCGGTGGTTATCTGCTGTTCGCCGAATCCACCGAGGCTTACATTGATACCTGGGTGATTCGCTGGTTGTTCCGCCATCCGATGCACGTGCAAAAGAGCGCCGCCGAGTACCTTGAAATGATTCGTCGCCAAGGGTTCGAATTCAGCGCGCAAAATGTGTCTTATCCATACTTGTGGTGGAGTCGCGCCAAGGATTTCGGCCTGCTTGAACGCTTTGGTCTGCGCCAGCCAAAACCTGTTGGCCAACGGGAAGAAACCCTGGTCAATGTGGTGGCGCGCAAACCGCTTGAAGGTGCTGTGTAA
- a CDS encoding NAD(P)/FAD-dependent oxidoreductase — MPIVEMERRQVVIIGAGPSGAIAAALLKRKGHDVLVIERQHFPRFSIGESLLSHCLDFVEEAGMLDAVNAAGFQMKNGAAFAWGERYSAFDFGDTFSHGKPTTFQVQRADFDKLLADQAALQGVEIRYGEAIISVDVDRAKPQLGVRREDGSEYAIEADFMLDASGYGRVLPRLLDLEAPSNFPVRQAVFTHIEDHIDSPTFEREKILITTHPTQRDIWFWTIPFSNGRCSVGVVAAAEHYEGRVDNLDACLRGFIAETPSLSGVLKNAVWDTPARTIGGYSANVKTLHGPGFALLGNAAEFLDPVFSSGVTIAMRSASMAAGVLHRQLQGESVDWQTEFAEPLKRGVDTFRCYVEGWYAGTFQDVIYHEGGSEDIRRMISSILAGYAWDERNPFVSEAKRRLRMLSEICASAAS; from the coding sequence ATGCCAATCGTTGAAATGGAACGTCGTCAGGTAGTAATCATCGGCGCCGGCCCGTCGGGCGCCATTGCCGCCGCGCTGCTCAAGCGCAAAGGACATGACGTCCTGGTGATTGAGCGCCAGCATTTCCCAAGGTTTTCCATCGGCGAAAGCCTGCTGTCGCACTGCCTGGATTTCGTCGAGGAAGCGGGCATGCTCGATGCCGTCAACGCAGCCGGTTTCCAGATGAAGAACGGTGCCGCATTTGCCTGGGGCGAGCGCTATAGCGCTTTCGATTTCGGCGACACGTTCAGCCACGGCAAGCCGACCACCTTCCAGGTCCAGCGCGCCGACTTCGACAAGCTGCTGGCCGATCAGGCCGCGTTGCAGGGCGTCGAAATCCGCTACGGCGAAGCCATCATCAGCGTCGATGTCGACCGGGCGAAACCGCAGCTCGGCGTGCGCCGTGAAGACGGCAGCGAGTACGCTATCGAAGCTGACTTCATGCTCGATGCCAGCGGTTACGGTCGTGTCCTGCCCCGCTTGCTCGACCTTGAAGCACCGTCGAACTTTCCCGTACGCCAAGCCGTGTTCACGCACATCGAAGACCATATCGACAGCCCGACATTCGAACGGGAAAAGATCCTCATCACCACCCACCCGACCCAGCGCGATATCTGGTTCTGGACCATTCCGTTCAGCAACGGCCGTTGCTCGGTGGGTGTTGTCGCGGCAGCCGAACACTATGAAGGCCGCGTGGACAATCTGGACGCGTGCCTGCGTGGGTTCATCGCTGAAACCCCAAGCCTGTCCGGCGTGCTGAAAAACGCCGTGTGGGATACGCCGGCGCGCACCATCGGCGGCTACTCGGCCAACGTCAAAACCCTGCACGGCCCTGGTTTTGCACTGCTCGGCAACGCCGCGGAATTCCTCGACCCGGTGTTTTCCTCCGGCGTGACCATCGCCATGCGCTCGGCGAGCATGGCCGCCGGTGTTCTGCACCGTCAGTTGCAGGGGGAGAGCGTCGACTGGCAGACCGAGTTCGCCGAACCGCTCAAGCGTGGCGTCGATACGTTCCGTTGCTATGTCGAAGGCTGGTACGCCGGGACCTTCCAGGATGTGATTTATCACGAGGGCGGTTCTGAGGATATTCGCCGGATGATCAGCTCGATCCTGGCCGGTTATGCGTGGGACGAGCGTAATCCGTTCGTCAGCGAAGCCAAGCGCCGGTTGCGCATGCTCTCGGAAATTTGCGCGAGTGCTGCCTCTTGA